The Mytilus galloprovincialis chromosome 4, xbMytGall1.hap1.1, whole genome shotgun sequence genome contains a region encoding:
- the LOC143071527 gene encoding mitotic checkpoint protein BUB3-like isoform X2 translates to MPEIAIEMGETPNEFQLKNPPNDGISSVKFGPNSSQFLLVSSWDSTVRLYDIVANNKRMEYFHSAPVLDCCFHDAVHSYSGGLDNTLKMFDFNTNSGTTVGTHEAPIKCVEYCPEVNVVITGSWDSTVKLWDPRTPCAAGSFSQPDKVYTLSVCGDRLVVGTAGRRILVWDLRNMGYVQQRRESSLKYQTRCIRCFPNKNGYVLSSIEGRVAVEYLDPSPEVQKKKYAFKCHRIKENGVEMIYPVNAIAFHAQHNTFASGGSDGYVNIWDGFNKKRLCQFHRYPTSITSLMLSLFMFIFTDILPVLPPLC, encoded by the exons ATGCCAGAGATAGCTATAGAGATGGGAGAAACACCAAATGAATTCCAGTTGAAGAACCCACCAAATGATGGCATATCAAGTGTAAAATTTGGTCCTAACTCTAGCCAGTTTCTTCTTGTTTCATCATGGGACTCTACAGTCAGATTGTATGATATTGTGGCCAACAACAAGAGAATGGAATATTTTCATTCTGCACCAGTTTTAGATTGTTGTTTCCAT GATGCAGTTCACTCATACAGTGGAGGACTTGACAACACActgaaaatgtttgattttaataCAAATTCAG GTACTACTGTTGGAACACATGAAGCACCCATAAAATGTGTAGAGTATTGTCCAGAGGTCAATGTTGTTATAACAGGTAGTTGGGATTCAACGGTCAAATTATGGGATCCACGTACTCCATGTGCTGCAGGATCATTTAGTCAACCAGACAAG gtgTACACATTATCTGTGTGTGGTGACAGATTGGTTGTAGGCACAGCCGGAAGAAGAATTCTGGTCTGGGACCTGAGAAACATGGGATATGTACAACAGAGAAGAGAATCAAGTCTCAAATATCAAACCAGATGTATCAGATGTTTTCCAAATAAAAACGGCTATGTTTTAAGTTCTATTGAAG GTAGAGTCGCTGTAGAATACCTAGACCCTAGTCCTGAAGTTCAGAAGAAGAAATATGCATTTAAATGTCACAGAATCAAAGAGAATGGAGTagaaatgatttatcctgtaaatgCTATAGCTTTCCATGCACAACACAATACTTTTGCTTCAGGAGGATCTGATGGTTATGTCAATATATGGGATGGATTTAATAAAAAACGGCTTTGTCAGTTTCACAG ATATCCTACCAGTATTACCTCCCTTATGTTAAgcttgtttatgtttatttttacagaTATCCTACCAGTATTACCTCCCTTATGTTGA
- the LOC143071527 gene encoding mitotic checkpoint protein BUB3-like isoform X1, which yields MPEIAIEMGETPNEFQLKNPPNDGISSVKFGPNSSQFLLVSSWDSTVRLYDIVANNKRMEYFHSAPVLDCCFHDAVHSYSGGLDNTLKMFDFNTNSGTTVGTHEAPIKCVEYCPEVNVVITGSWDSTVKLWDPRTPCAAGSFSQPDKVYTLSVCGDRLVVGTAGRRILVWDLRNMGYVQQRRESSLKYQTRCIRCFPNKNGYVLSSIEGRVAVEYLDPSPEVQKKKYAFKCHRIKENGVEMIYPVNAIAFHAQHNTFASGGSDGYVNIWDGFNKKRLCQFHRYPTSIASLMFSHDGSVLAIASSYMHETDDAVDIPQDSIYIRNVSDQETKPKA from the exons ATGCCAGAGATAGCTATAGAGATGGGAGAAACACCAAATGAATTCCAGTTGAAGAACCCACCAAATGATGGCATATCAAGTGTAAAATTTGGTCCTAACTCTAGCCAGTTTCTTCTTGTTTCATCATGGGACTCTACAGTCAGATTGTATGATATTGTGGCCAACAACAAGAGAATGGAATATTTTCATTCTGCACCAGTTTTAGATTGTTGTTTCCAT GATGCAGTTCACTCATACAGTGGAGGACTTGACAACACActgaaaatgtttgattttaataCAAATTCAG GTACTACTGTTGGAACACATGAAGCACCCATAAAATGTGTAGAGTATTGTCCAGAGGTCAATGTTGTTATAACAGGTAGTTGGGATTCAACGGTCAAATTATGGGATCCACGTACTCCATGTGCTGCAGGATCATTTAGTCAACCAGACAAG gtgTACACATTATCTGTGTGTGGTGACAGATTGGTTGTAGGCACAGCCGGAAGAAGAATTCTGGTCTGGGACCTGAGAAACATGGGATATGTACAACAGAGAAGAGAATCAAGTCTCAAATATCAAACCAGATGTATCAGATGTTTTCCAAATAAAAACGGCTATGTTTTAAGTTCTATTGAAG GTAGAGTCGCTGTAGAATACCTAGACCCTAGTCCTGAAGTTCAGAAGAAGAAATATGCATTTAAATGTCACAGAATCAAAGAGAATGGAGTagaaatgatttatcctgtaaatgCTATAGCTTTCCATGCACAACACAATACTTTTGCTTCAGGAGGATCTGATGGTTATGTCAATATATGGGATGGATTTAATAAAAAACGGCTTTGTCAGTTTCACAG ATATCCTACCAGTATTGCCTCCCTTATGTTCAGCCATGACGGATCAGTTCTTGCGATTGCCTCTTCGTACATGCATGAAACAGATGATGCTGTGGATATTCCTCAGGACTCTATATATATCAGGAATGTCAGTGATCAGGAAACTAAACCAAAAGCTTGA
- the LOC143071528 gene encoding M-phase inducer phosphatase 1-A-like: MSVLCELPSRTMDYEEDDITDLISPSDYLQKDKNVSYNRKTKRTSLMSLDLGSPSRLHPVKRFKQSLSFGDMICDPIIESKVVVNDISGDNYMIGDGSRRYALPTMTGTNPDLKTISHDTMSSVINGSYDEVLSSYRIIDCRYPYEYEGGHIKNAENIYAKNGIIEFLEDNCCVTKRQVLIFHCEFSSERGPKLCRFLRSKDRQRNSYPLLTFPEMYILEGGYKQFYQNHKELCEPVDYVPMLHKDHVDDIKRFRSKSKSWTAGEKKRIPFCLYS, encoded by the exons ATGTCTGTTTTATGTGAATTACCCAGTCGAACAATGGATTATGAAGAAGATGATATAACAGATTTAATCTCTCCATCTGACTATCTTCAAAAG GACAAGAATGTCAGttataacagaaaaacaaaacgaACGTCGTTAATGTCATTAGATCTGGGTAGTCCTTCACGACTTCATCCTGtcaaaagatttaaacaatcttTGTCGTTCGGG gatatgATTTGTGATCCGATTATTGAATCGAAAGTTGTTGTTAATGACATATCAGGCGACAATTATATGATAGGAGACGGGAGTCGAAGGTATGCCCTTCCTACAATGACGGGGACAAACCCTGACCTAAAGACTATCTCACATGATACT atgtcaAGCGTTATAAATGGTAGTTATGATGAAGTTTTATCCAGTTATCGTATCATTGACTGCAGATACCCCTATGAATATGAAGGTGGTCATATCAAG AATGCAGAAAACATTTATGCCAAAAATGGAATAATAGAATTCCTTGAAGATAATTGTTGCGTTACGAAAAGGCAGGTGCTCATTTTTCATTGCGAATTTTCGTCCGAAAGAGGACCAAAGCT TTGCCGATTTCTCCGTAGTAAAGACCGTCAACGAAATAGTTACCCTCTCCTAACCTTTCCTGAAATGTACATTTTAGAGGGCGGCTACAAACAGTTTTACCAGAACCATAAG GAACTATGTGAACCAGTTGACTATGTTCCCATGCTACATAAAGACCATGTGGATGACATCAAACGATTTCGTTCTAAATCTAAATCTTGGACTGCTGGAGAGAAAAAGAGAATACCTTTCTGTCTGTATTCCTGA